TTAGGCAGCCGCTGAGCCGTGTAATGATTCCTGTGCTGGATGCCGATTTCCGTCAGCGCCTCGAAAAAGTGCAGCACCTGCTTTTGCATGAGGTGAACGTAAAAACGCTGGAATACGTAACCGAATCAGGTGTGTTTGTGAAGAAAATCAAGCCCAATTTTGTGATTTTGGGCAAGAAACTGGGCAAACACATGAAAGCGGTGGCTGCACAGATTACAGGCTGGGATCAGGCGCAAATTAATGATCTTGAGCAGCGTGGCTGGGCCGACGTGCAGGTGGAGGGCGAAACCCTGCGCATTGAGCGCAATGAGGTGGAAATACTCATTGACGACCTGCCCGGCTGGCAGGTGGCTACCGACGGCAGACTGGTGGCCGCACTGGACGTGACCCTTACGCCCGAACTGGCCGATGAAGGGCTGGCGCGTGAGCTGGTGAACCGGATTCAGAACCTCAGGAAAGACAAAAACTTCGAGGTTACGGATCGCATTGGGGTGAAGATCAGCGCAAACGATAAGCTGACCGCGGCTGTTAATAATAATTTCAACTATATTTGCTCGGAAACTTTGGCGACCTCGTTCGAAATTGTCTCTGATCTAACTGATTCTGAGGCTACTGCGGTTGAGGTTGACGAAGCGGTCAAAACGTTTGTACTAATCACCAAACAACACTAAAACCTTCCGAACCATGGCGAAAAAAGCGAAAAAAGCAACTAAAAAGGCTCCCGCTAAAGCTGGTGGAGCTAAAAAGGCTACGGTAAAAAAGGCAGCAAAAAAGGCCGCTCCCAAAAAAGCAGCCAAGAAAGCAGCTCCTAAAAAAGCAGTGAAAAAGGCCGCTCCGGCGAAACCGGCAAAAAAAGCCGCTAAAAAAGCAGCTCCTAAGAAAGCCGCTAAAAAGGCCGCTCCGGCGAAAAAAGCAGCTCCCAAAAAAGCCGCTAAAAAAGCCGTTGCGAAACCGGTGAAAAAAGCGGCTCCGGCGAAACCGGCAAAAAAAGCCACACCCGCCAAGAAAGCCGCTCCCGCAAAAAAAGCCGCTCCGGTAAAGAAGGCCGCAGCACCGGCAAAACCGGTGAAAAAAGCCGCTCCGGCACCCGTTAAGAAAGCCGCTCCGGCCGCAAAACCAGCGCCCGTGAAAAAAGCAGCCCCGGCTCCCAAACCGGCTCCCGCTAAACCGGTTGAAGTAAAAAAAACACCCGAACCTAAGCCCGTGCCCGCCAAACCGGTTGAAGTAAAAAAAGCTCCCGAACCCAAGCCCGCACCCGCCCCGGTTCCCGCTCCGCCCGCACCCATCATGCCCGAGGATGACCTCATGCTTGACATGGATATGGATGATAACGACACCCCCGCCTCAACCGGACCCCGCGTTGACGAAGGTCACGAGTCTGACATTGAGCGTGGCGCGTTCGACCACTTCTAATTTGATTACGAATTGAACTGATTTTGTGATGGCCAAGAAAGCAATCAAAAAAGCACCCGCAAAAAAAGCTCCTGCTTCCGCTAAGAAAGTGAAAGCAGGAGCCAAGCCGGCCCCGAAAACGGGGAAAAAAGCACCAGCCAAAGTTGTGGGTGCGAAAAAAACCGCCGGTGCAAAATCGTCGGCTAAAGCGAAACCGGCTGCAAAAACAATCGTAAAAAAAGCACCGGCTAAACCTGTGAAGGCCGCCGCCGCAAAAAAACCGTCGGCCCCCGCTAAAAAAGCGGCCACGACGATTGCTAAAAAGGCCGTTAAACCCGCCGCTAAACCGGCACAGAAAAAAGGATCAGCACCAGCTAAAAAAGTGGTGGCTAAAAAACCTGCCAAGGCTCCTGTAAAAGCAGCACCGGCAAAAGCAGCTCCGCCTAAAAAAGCGGCGCTGCCTGCAGCCAAAAACGCGCCCAAAACAGCAGCACCGGCTAAGCCCGCCCCACAAAAAAATATCGCAGCTCCTGTGGTAAATGTTAATTCTCCTGCTGTTAAATCTGTTGTGAAACCGAATGTGGGTATGTCTGTAAAAAACAATAAACCTGAAGCCAACAAAGGCAATGACGATCAGCGCTCTCGCTACTCAGACGCTGAACTTGTAGAATTCAAAGAACTCATCAACAAAAAATTAGAAGAAGCCACCCGCGACTATGAGCTGCTGAAGAATACGCTCTCGCACAAAGATGACCATGGCACCGATGACACTTCCCCCACATTTAAATTGCTGGAGGACGGATCGGATGTGCTTTCGAAAGAAGAAACCGCACACCTTGCTGCCCGTCAGGAAAAATACATTCAGAACCTGAAAAATGCGCTCATCCGCATTCAGAACAAAACCTATGGTATTTGCCGCGTTACCGGAAAACTTATTCCCAAAGAACGCCTGCGCAGTGTGCCGCATGCCACACTGAGCATTGATGCAAAATTAGGACAGGGCCGTTAAGCCTTTTAACAAATTTTCTTACTGTCGCCGCAATTTTCATTGCGGCGACTTTCGTTTATATACCCGCCTTTGGCCGAATTGTTGCATCTTTGCTGCCGTGAAAAAAGCATTGGCTATCATCTTCG
This genomic stretch from Bacteroidota bacterium harbors:
- a CDS encoding TraR/DksA C4-type zinc finger protein; its protein translation is MSVKNNKPEANKGNDDQRSRYSDAELVEFKELINKKLEEATRDYELLKNTLSHKDDHGTDDTSPTFKLLEDGSDVLSKEETAHLAARQEKYIQNLKNALIRIQNKTYGICRVTGKLIPKERLRSVPHATLSIDAKLGQGR